A stretch of the Rhinoderma darwinii isolate aRhiDar2 chromosome 3, aRhiDar2.hap1, whole genome shotgun sequence genome encodes the following:
- the SFTPB gene encoding pulmonary surfactant-associated protein B, which yields METAAHCGAVDHCKQNVWEEEQDVLCLQCKQIVTSLISMAKSSLVQSSIKKFLHEQCSRIPPFQTECVKMVDEYEDFLISVLENQINPNSICTKLRLCYSEEALHWNPNMFNKTMLENILPIVQETIQTMHAKTTQDMKGEWPIPMPLCWMCKSFVGKFEAAIPKEAIAKGASQLCHALPMKLSGVCQCLVEKYTVLILDTILGKLGPKLVCGLLFMCATGENCAPEVMPVLESDMTCDTCMAITSIVKSTSGVNMTQEEISVALSRVCTSAKDWKECYAFIQDHQMELSDLLLKPWDHKITCQTLGACPAPFKTIPENTACAAGPLYWCQSLDNARECKAVGHCLAHVWH from the exons ATGGAGACAGCTGCTCATTGTGGGGCAGTGGATCATTGTAAGCAGAATGTATGGGAGGAAGAACAG GATGTTCTGTGTCTGCAGTGTAAGCAGATCGTCACAAGCCTCATCAGCATGGCAAAGTCATCCCTGGTCCAG TCTTCTATCAAGAAATTTCTACATGAACAATGTTCCAGAATTCCTCCATTCCAAACAGAGTGCGTTAAGATGGTGGACGAGTATGAAGATTTTTTGATAAGTGTTCTTGAAAACCAGATT aatccaAATTCAATCTGCACTAAGCTAAGACTATGCTATTCTGAAGAAGCCCTTCACTGGAACCCAAATATGTTCAACAAAACAATGCTGGAAAATATCTTACCTATCGTCCAAGAGACTATTCAGACCATGcatgccaagacaacacag GACATGAAGGGGGAATGGCCAATCCCAATGCCACTTTGCTGGATGTGTAAATCATTTGTGGGAAAATTTGAAGCAGCAATCCCAAAG GAAGCCATTGCAAAGGGTGCATCACAGCTATGCCATGCACTGCCAATGAAACTTTCCGGGGTGTGCCAGTGCTTGGTTGAGAAGTATACTGTTCTTATTTTGGACACCATATTGGGAAAACTGGGGCCAAAACTGGTGTGTGGACTGTTATTCATGTGTGCTACAGGTGAAAACTGTGCGCCAG AGGTAATGCCAGTGTTGGAATCGGATATGACCTGTGACACCTGCATGGCCATCACCTCCATTGTGAAAAGTACAAGTGGTGTTAATATGACTCAGGAGGAAATCAGTGTGGCTCTGTCCCGAGTGTGCACCTCCGCAAAGGACTGGAAGGAG TGTTATGCATTTATCCAAGACCACCAGATGGAGCTATCAGATCTTCTCCTGAAGCCTTGGGACCACAAGATCACCTGTCAG ACACTCGGTGCTTGTCCAGCTCCTTTTAAGACCATTCCTGAGAACACTGCCTGTGCAGCTGGACCCTTATATTGGTGCCAAAGCCTGGACAATGCAAGAGAGTGCAAG GCCGTTGGACATTGTCTGGCACACGTTTGGCACTGA